Proteins from a genomic interval of Salvelinus sp. IW2-2015 linkage group LG14, ASM291031v2, whole genome shotgun sequence:
- the fam110c gene encoding protein FAM110C, protein MTNKGVDATRILEKGPEYLRKQMELESEETGRMSAVEMLAASKKQYVKSQQVVNSIQEPVISFGSASVSSNGSSNRSSNWNCRNSGRNSPAGTSSVQGGPSPPEDKYVVHRTSSKRRDSLLLYRQKCELVKGSTREKNKLNLGRRLLLSSLDKASLLPEASGKECEEEEMYTKFTTPEGLAKECDSKAGYSKPIQPETQSISTDEDWTDIRSPVPKVSPGVMQRPTHKRVAEVQRRTRKGVGRSHSDISSRYSKNFADFDAFFKYCGLNGDVIESLGKENFSACSDELANKIRSVSISTSDDGFTRNSGEDSNEGLLEEEMHETVRQGTSVIERNARIIKWLYSCKNAKESGKKLRDLN, encoded by the coding sequence ATGACTAACAAAGGTGTAGATGCCACTAGAATTCTAGAGAAGGGTCCGGAATACCTTCGGAAACAGATGGAACTGGAGAGCGAGGAGACGGGACGCATGAGCGCAGTGGAGATGCTTGCCGCAAGTAAAAAACAGTATGTCAAAAGTCAACAGGTGGTCAACTCGATACAGGAGCCCGTGATTAGTTTTGGATCTGCCTCTGTTAGTAGTAACGGATCGTCTAACCGGAGCTCCAACTGGAACTGTAGGAACAGTGGGAGGAATTCGCCTGCGGGTACAAGCAGTGTGCAAGGAGGGCCTTCGCCGCCGGAGGACAAATATGTGGTGCATCGGACGAGCTCCAAAAGAAGAGACTCACTTTTACTGTACCGACAGAAATGTGAACTTGTGAAAGGATCGACGCGTGAGAAAAATAAACTGAATTTGGGGCGCAGGTTGTTGCTCAGCTCTCTGGATAAGGCAAGTTTACTACCTGAGGCATCAGGTAAGGAATGTGAGGAAGAGGAAATGTATACCAAATTTACGACACCCGAAGGACTTGCCAAGGAATGTGATTCAAAGGCTGGCTATTCGAAACCCATACAGCCAGAAACACAATCTATATCTACAGATGAAGATTGGACGGACATAAGAAGCCCGGTGCCAAAAGTKTCCCCAGGTGTGATGCAGAGACCCACTCACAAAAGAGTAGCGGAAGTTCAGAGGAGGACTCGCAAAGGGGTCGGCCGTTCTCACTCTGACATCAGCTCAAGATATTCCAAAAACTTTGCCGACTTTGATGCCTTCTTCAAATACTGCGGACTGAATGGCGACGTCATAGAGTCCCTGGGCAAAGAAAACTTTTCCGCATGTTCGGATGAACTTGCCAATAAAATCCGAAGCGTCAGCATCTCGACGTCAGATGACGGGTTCACACGGAATAGTGGCGAGGACAGTAACGAAGGATTACTGGAAGAGGAGATGCATGAAACTGTTCGACAGGGGACATCGGTAATTGAGCGCAATGCCAGGATTATAAAATGGCTGTACAGCTGTAAAAATGCCAAAGAGTCTGGGAAGAAATTACGAGATCTAAACTGA